A genome region from Pseudomonas anguilliseptica includes the following:
- a CDS encoding enoyl-CoA hydratase/isomerase family protein, which yields MADLPNCETLLLSHDAGVLHITLNRPDSRNAMSLAMASELRAVLESLRNDLSVRAIVLRGAGGHFCAGGDIKDMAGARAAGGDAYRSLNRAFGSLLEEAQNAPQVLIAVLEGAVLGGGFGLACVSDIAICQQDAKFGLPETTLGILPAQIAPFVVRRIGLTQTRRLALTAARFNGSEAERLGLVHFSEVDGEHLDVRLQQVLSQVRQCAPQANAQTKALLLAAEQEALGPLLDRAAEQFAAAVTGAEGIEGTMAFVQKRAPTWAL from the coding sequence ATGGCTGACCTACCGAACTGCGAAACCCTGCTGCTAAGCCACGATGCCGGCGTGCTGCATATCACGCTTAACCGTCCGGACAGCCGCAATGCCATGAGCCTGGCCATGGCCAGCGAATTGCGCGCCGTGCTGGAAAGCCTGCGCAATGATCTGAGCGTGCGCGCCATTGTGCTGCGCGGTGCCGGTGGGCATTTCTGCGCCGGTGGTGACATCAAGGATATGGCGGGGGCAAGAGCAGCCGGTGGCGACGCCTACCGCAGCCTTAACCGCGCCTTCGGCAGCCTGCTGGAAGAGGCGCAGAACGCGCCACAGGTGCTGATCGCCGTGCTGGAAGGCGCGGTACTGGGCGGCGGCTTCGGCCTGGCCTGCGTGTCTGATATCGCCATCTGCCAGCAGGACGCCAAGTTCGGCCTACCGGAAACCACCCTGGGCATTCTGCCGGCGCAAATCGCCCCCTTTGTGGTGCGCCGCATCGGCCTGACCCAAACCCGGCGCCTGGCCCTCACCGCCGCCCGCTTCAATGGCAGCGAAGCCGAACGCCTGGGCCTGGTGCATTTCAGTGAAGTCGATGGCGAACATCTCGACGTGCGCTTGCAGCAGGTACTGAGCCAAGTACGCCAATGCGCGCCGCAGGCCAATGCCCAGACCAAGGCGCTGTTGCTAGCCGCCGAGCAGGAAGCCCTCGGCCCGCTACTGGACCGCGCCGCCGAGCAGTTTGCTGCAGCGGTAACCGGCGCAGAAGGCATCGAAGGCACCATGGCGTTTGTACAGAAACGCGCGCCCACGTGGGCGCTGTAA
- a CDS encoding acetyl/propionyl/methylcrotonyl-CoA carboxylase subunit alpha → MPAFNKILIANRGEIACRVMRTAQDLGYRTVAVYSEADADARHVQLADEAICIGPAQVNQSYLVVENIINAAQKSGADAIHPGYGFLSENAEFARACEAAGIVFIGPTVEAIHLMGSKRLSKIAMLEANVPCIPGYEGAAQDDETLSRKAERIGYPLMIKASAGGGGRGMRLVHESSELLAQIRTARSEAQYAFGSDELILERAVIQPRHVEIQVFGDQHGNIVYLGERDCSVQRRHQKVVEEAPCPVMTAELRKAMGEAAVQAAASVNYVGAGTVEFLLDQSGEFFFLEMNTRLQVEHPVTELITGQDLVAWQIRVAEGQPLPLKQDEIRLTGHAMEVRLYAEDAAHNFLPQTGTALRWEPALRDGIRIDHGLVEGQAITPFYDPMLAKVIAYGATREEARRKLVRAVEDCVLLGVNGNQRFLANLLSHPEFAAGNATTAFIAEHFANDPSLSPQPPAAGELAVAAALLFQQSANARAHQPGLAGWRNAGSAPWHFVLKHGEQSLTVELDVRADGPQPSLLATMGEQQVSLTLLTSDGRWATVERDGIRQRLAYHLDGENLWLYGHAGNLHFTDITHQPVSNAAGAGSGSVKAPMDGAIVEVLVEEGATVSKGQLLLVLEAMKMEHPLKASIDGVVRRIGISRGDQVKNRQLLVEIEASEA, encoded by the coding sequence ATGCCCGCATTCAACAAAATTCTGATCGCCAACCGCGGGGAAATCGCCTGCCGGGTGATGCGTACCGCCCAGGATCTCGGCTACCGCACCGTGGCCGTGTATTCAGAGGCAGACGCCGACGCCCGCCATGTGCAGCTGGCCGATGAAGCCATCTGCATCGGCCCGGCCCAGGTCAACCAGTCCTATCTGGTGGTTGAGAACATCATCAACGCAGCACAGAAAAGCGGCGCCGATGCGATCCACCCGGGCTATGGCTTTCTCTCGGAAAATGCCGAGTTCGCCCGCGCCTGCGAAGCCGCTGGCATCGTGTTTATCGGCCCGACCGTGGAAGCTATCCACCTGATGGGCAGCAAGCGCCTGTCGAAGATCGCCATGCTCGAAGCCAACGTGCCGTGCATTCCCGGCTATGAAGGCGCAGCCCAGGACGACGAAACCCTGAGCCGCAAAGCCGAGCGGATCGGCTACCCGCTGATGATCAAGGCCAGCGCCGGTGGTGGTGGCCGGGGCATGCGCCTGGTACATGAGTCCAGCGAACTGCTGGCGCAAATCCGTACCGCTCGCTCCGAAGCGCAGTACGCCTTCGGCAGCGACGAGCTGATTCTCGAACGCGCAGTGATCCAGCCACGCCACGTGGAAATCCAGGTGTTCGGCGATCAACACGGCAATATCGTCTATCTCGGCGAGCGCGATTGCTCGGTGCAGCGCCGCCACCAGAAAGTGGTCGAGGAAGCGCCCTGCCCGGTGATGACGGCCGAGCTGCGTAAAGCCATGGGCGAAGCCGCAGTGCAAGCAGCGGCCTCGGTCAACTACGTCGGCGCCGGCACCGTGGAGTTTCTCCTCGACCAGAGCGGCGAATTCTTCTTCCTGGAAATGAACACCCGCCTGCAGGTCGAGCACCCGGTTACCGAACTGATCACCGGCCAGGACCTGGTCGCCTGGCAGATCCGCGTGGCCGAAGGCCAGCCGCTGCCGCTCAAGCAGGACGAAATTCGCCTGACCGGTCATGCCATGGAAGTGCGCCTGTACGCTGAAGACGCGGCGCATAACTTCCTGCCGCAAACCGGCACCGCCCTGCGTTGGGAGCCGGCGCTGCGCGATGGCATCCGCATCGACCATGGCCTGGTTGAAGGCCAGGCCATCACGCCGTTCTACGACCCGATGCTGGCCAAGGTCATCGCCTATGGCGCTACCCGCGAAGAAGCGCGGCGCAAGCTGGTGCGTGCGGTTGAGGATTGCGTGCTGCTGGGCGTCAACGGCAACCAGCGCTTTCTCGCCAACCTGCTCAGCCACCCTGAATTTGCCGCTGGCAACGCCACCACCGCGTTTATCGCCGAGCACTTTGCCAACGACCCAAGCCTGTCGCCGCAGCCGCCGGCCGCCGGTGAACTGGCTGTTGCTGCCGCATTGCTGTTCCAGCAATCGGCCAACGCCCGCGCGCATCAGCCGGGGTTGGCCGGTTGGCGCAATGCCGGCAGCGCACCATGGCACTTTGTCCTCAAGCACGGCGAACAATCACTGACGGTTGAGCTTGACGTGCGCGCAGACGGCCCACAGCCAAGCCTGTTGGCCACTATGGGCGAACAACAGGTCAGCCTGACGTTGCTCACCAGTGACGGCCGCTGGGCCACCGTGGAGCGCGATGGCATTCGCCAGCGCCTGGCCTATCACCTGGACGGCGAAAACCTCTGGCTGTACGGCCACGCGGGCAACCTGCACTTCACCGACATCACCCACCAACCGGTCAGCAACGCCGCCGGGGCCGGTTCGGGCAGCGTCAAAGCGCCCATGGACGGCGCGATTGTCGAGGTGCTGGTTGAAGAAGGCGCAACGGTCAGCAAAGGCCAACTGCTGCTGGTGCTGGAAGCGATGAAGATGGAGCACCCGCTCAAGGCCAGCATCGATGGCGTGGTGCGCCGCATCGGCATCAGCCGTGGCGATCAGGTGAAGAACCGTCAGTTGCTGGTGGAAATCGAAGCCAGCGAAGCCTGA
- a CDS encoding SDR family oxidoreductase — translation MSLQGKTLFITGASRGIGREIALRAAREGANIVIAAKSAEPHAKLPGTIHSVSAEVEEAGGKALALQVDVRDEHAVKTAMAKAAEHFGGIDALINNAGAIKLVGVEKLDPKRFDLMFQINTRAVMVCSQAALPYLKDSRGHILSLSPPLNLNAKWFANYGPYTTTKYGMSMLTLGMHEEFRKYGISVNSLWPKTVIATAAIEFEAGGPAVMKAARLPAIMADAAHAILSSSERSISGRLLIDEEILREQGQSDFEQYRYDPSGKLMTDLFVD, via the coding sequence ATGTCACTGCAAGGTAAAACCCTGTTTATAACCGGCGCCAGTCGCGGCATCGGCCGTGAAATCGCTCTGCGCGCCGCGCGCGAAGGCGCCAATATCGTGATTGCAGCGAAAAGCGCCGAGCCTCACGCCAAGCTGCCGGGCACCATCCATTCGGTATCTGCAGAAGTTGAGGAAGCTGGCGGCAAGGCCCTGGCCCTGCAAGTCGATGTGCGTGACGAACACGCAGTAAAAACCGCCATGGCCAAAGCCGCCGAGCACTTTGGCGGTATCGACGCCCTGATCAACAACGCCGGCGCCATCAAACTGGTGGGTGTGGAGAAACTCGACCCCAAGCGCTTCGACCTGATGTTCCAGATCAACACCCGCGCGGTGATGGTCTGCAGCCAGGCAGCGTTGCCCTACCTCAAGGACAGCCGTGGCCATATTCTCAGCCTGTCGCCACCACTTAACCTCAACGCCAAGTGGTTCGCCAACTACGGCCCCTACACCACCACCAAGTACGGCATGAGCATGCTGACTTTGGGCATGCACGAGGAATTCAGGAAGTACGGCATCAGCGTCAACTCACTGTGGCCAAAGACGGTAATCGCCACCGCCGCCATCGAATTCGAGGCCGGCGGCCCTGCGGTGATGAAAGCTGCACGCCTGCCGGCGATCATGGCCGATGCGGCCCATGCCATCCTGTCCAGCAGCGAACGCAGCATCAGCGGCCGCCTGCTGATCGACGAAGAAATTCTCCGCGAACAGGGCCAGAGCGACTTCGAGCAGTACCGTTATGACCCGAGCGGAAAACTGATGACCGACCTGTTTGTCGACTGA
- a CDS encoding IS630 family transposase, whose product MARPAAPFFLSPSDADMLQGWLRMGSLPQSIGQRARILLLLANGLTPKEISEQLQVSAPVVFKWRKRYQETGLEGLSDLRRSGAPRKLNEAKIKEILTLTTQRVPREATHWSLRLMAKYAGVSIWQVAQVWAAADLKPHRLKTFKISNDPHFADKVVDVVGLYLNPPDNALVLSVDEKTQIQALDRTQPMLPLKPGQIERRTHDYKRHGTASLYADFDILTGKVIGRITQRHRAKEFLEFLRQIDRSTPAELDLHVILDNSSTHKTAAVREWLEKHPRFKLHFTPTSASWLNAVEGWFAQLERRALYRDAFSSVADLRAAIRRFIEAHNEHSAKPFRWSKTAESIISSVHRAKLAVIRNELLD is encoded by the coding sequence ATGGCCCGGCCAGCAGCCCCATTCTTCTTGAGTCCCAGTGATGCCGACATGCTGCAAGGCTGGTTACGCATGGGATCGCTGCCTCAGAGCATCGGCCAGCGGGCCAGAATTCTGTTGCTGCTGGCCAACGGTCTCACGCCCAAGGAGATCAGCGAGCAGCTGCAAGTCTCTGCGCCAGTGGTCTTCAAATGGCGTAAACGCTACCAGGAGACCGGTCTGGAGGGGCTGAGTGACCTGCGGCGCAGTGGAGCGCCTCGCAAGCTCAACGAAGCGAAGATCAAGGAAATCCTGACGCTGACGACCCAGCGAGTACCGCGCGAAGCTACCCACTGGAGCCTACGGTTGATGGCCAAGTACGCTGGGGTCAGCATCTGGCAGGTCGCACAGGTGTGGGCTGCTGCCGACCTCAAGCCGCACCGGTTGAAAACCTTCAAGATCAGTAACGACCCGCACTTTGCAGACAAAGTGGTCGATGTCGTCGGGCTCTATTTGAATCCGCCCGACAACGCCCTGGTGCTATCTGTTGACGAAAAAACACAGATCCAGGCGCTGGACCGCACACAGCCCATGCTGCCGCTCAAGCCCGGGCAGATTGAGCGGCGGACGCATGACTATAAGCGCCACGGTACGGCCAGTCTGTACGCAGACTTTGACATCCTGACGGGTAAGGTCATCGGCCGTATCACCCAGCGGCACAGGGCCAAGGAGTTTTTGGAGTTCCTTCGACAGATCGACCGCAGCACCCCCGCCGAGCTGGACCTGCATGTAATTCTGGACAACAGCTCGACTCACAAGACCGCTGCCGTCAGGGAATGGCTGGAGAAGCATCCCCGTTTCAAGCTGCACTTCACACCGACCAGCGCCTCGTGGCTGAACGCCGTGGAGGGCTGGTTTGCGCAACTGGAAAGACGGGCGCTTTATCGTGATGCCTTCAGCAGCGTGGCTGACCTGAGAGCGGCGATACGTCGCTTCATTGAGGCTCATAACGAACATTCGGCTAAGCCGTTCCGCTGGAGCAAAACGGCTGAGTCGATTATCAGCTCCGTGCATCGAGCAAAGCTGGCTGTAATTCGGAATGAGTTATTGGATTAA
- a CDS encoding autotransporter outer membrane beta-barrel domain-containing protein produces MRRPASPFLYLKKCALATAMTSLLLQPALSQAAAFSISNANASTGVINLSTSNLGNMVLGNPSALTSGANAYNYAVVYFVPNASNAAFAFGQNATPVDTVMIIYSGFFNPNTPGQGALAGNDDSGTADVCGISGLCPLVTLSVSGGQVYSVVISTFSPATSLGLPLSFFTNGDGVFYSAPPAATGGVFDSATQLHNSPALGAARVIDASPELLALFNTLSTAQQRSNAATQTLPLLLGATTNAISNSLSAINDVIQARQNSISGLSSGDPLLGSEHFWMKGFGSWADQNARNGIAGFDADSKGLALGVDAAVSEALTLGLAFAYAETNINSDSHAAPQDAQIDTFQLIGYGSYALSPETELNFQLDVGQNRTEGTRHMPFAGTAAESDYDGYSAHAGIGIGHRLRLSEQLTFVPSVRADYTWIGDDSYQEKGAGLLNLDVDSRNTEELVLGIDGKLDYALTETTLISANLGAGYDVINEGSSMTSAYAGAPGATFNAMGLDMEPWLARAGLGLTHTLDGGTEVSLRYDAEARSDFTNQSASIKARWAF; encoded by the coding sequence ATGCGCCGCCCTGCCTCCCCGTTCCTCTATTTAAAGAAATGCGCCCTGGCCACCGCCATGACTTCGCTGCTACTACAGCCAGCGCTCAGTCAGGCAGCTGCCTTCAGCATCAGCAACGCCAATGCCAGTACCGGAGTGATTAACCTCAGCACGTCCAACCTCGGCAACATGGTGCTCGGCAACCCCAGCGCCCTAACCAGTGGTGCCAACGCATACAATTATGCGGTCGTCTACTTCGTGCCAAATGCAAGCAATGCTGCCTTTGCCTTTGGCCAGAACGCTACTCCGGTCGACACCGTGATGATTATCTACAGCGGCTTCTTCAATCCGAACACTCCGGGCCAGGGAGCCCTGGCGGGTAACGACGACTCTGGCACCGCCGACGTTTGCGGCATCTCGGGACTTTGTCCACTAGTGACTCTTAGCGTCTCCGGTGGTCAGGTCTATAGCGTGGTTATCTCCACCTTCAGCCCAGCCACCAGCCTCGGCCTCCCGCTGAGTTTCTTCACCAACGGCGATGGCGTGTTCTATTCCGCCCCACCGGCGGCAACTGGCGGCGTGTTCGACTCTGCCACCCAGCTGCACAACAGCCCCGCCCTGGGGGCCGCCCGCGTAATTGACGCCAGCCCCGAACTGCTGGCCCTTTTCAACACCTTGAGCACCGCTCAACAGCGCTCCAACGCTGCGACCCAGACCCTACCTTTACTGCTCGGTGCTACGACCAATGCCATCAGCAACAGCCTGTCCGCTATCAACGACGTGATTCAGGCTCGCCAAAACAGCATCAGCGGTCTGTCCTCCGGCGACCCACTGCTCGGCAGCGAACACTTCTGGATGAAGGGCTTCGGCTCGTGGGCCGACCAGAATGCACGCAACGGCATCGCCGGTTTCGATGCCGACAGCAAGGGCCTGGCGCTCGGAGTCGATGCTGCCGTATCCGAGGCCCTCACACTCGGCCTGGCCTTTGCCTATGCCGAAACCAATATCAACAGCGATTCACACGCCGCGCCACAGGATGCGCAGATCGACACCTTCCAGTTGATCGGCTATGGCAGCTATGCCCTGAGCCCTGAGACCGAGTTGAACTTCCAGCTGGACGTCGGCCAGAATCGCACCGAAGGTACTCGCCACATGCCCTTCGCCGGCACCGCCGCCGAGTCCGACTACGACGGCTACAGCGCCCACGCCGGCATCGGCATCGGTCACCGCCTGCGCCTTTCCGAGCAATTGACCTTCGTACCTTCGGTTCGTGCCGACTACACCTGGATTGGCGACGACTCCTACCAGGAAAAAGGAGCCGGCCTACTCAACCTCGACGTCGACAGTCGCAACACCGAAGAGCTGGTCTTGGGCATAGACGGCAAGCTCGATTACGCCCTGACCGAGACAACCCTGATCAGCGCCAATCTGGGGGCAGGCTACGACGTCATCAACGAGGGCAGCAGCATGACCTCCGCCTACGCCGGCGCACCGGGCGCAACCTTCAATGCCATGGGGCTGGACATGGAGCCCTGGCTGGCGCGCGCCGGCCTGGGTCTGACCCACACCCTGGATGGTGGAACCGAAGTCAGCCTGCGCTATGACGCCGAAGCGCGCAGCGACTTCACCAACCAGAGTGCGTCCATCAAGGCACGCTGGGCGTTCTAA
- a CDS encoding alpha/beta fold hydrolase, which translates to MPSPEARRQLAATLAHEHHWQALQLEAGVFQLQAYAAQRKSEELTLYLEGDGFAWLNSQQPSFDPTPLDPLALHLALAQPNGNAAYLGRPCQYLGTNEQPCQQRYWTGARFADEVVHSLDQAANQLKARAGAQRLVLVGYSGGGALALLLAARRKDVVRVVTVAGNLDHAAWTTHHRLTPLLDSLNPAQMRTRLATVAQVHLLGEQDWVVPPELAEAFIAAYPPTHRAQTRVLPGYDHRCCWVEHWPRLWQQLP; encoded by the coding sequence GTGCCCAGCCCGGAGGCACGTCGCCAGCTAGCAGCCACATTGGCGCACGAGCATCACTGGCAGGCATTACAGCTGGAGGCTGGAGTCTTTCAATTGCAGGCCTATGCAGCCCAGCGCAAGAGCGAGGAGCTGACGCTTTATCTGGAGGGCGACGGCTTTGCCTGGCTCAACAGCCAGCAACCCTCCTTCGACCCGACGCCGCTAGACCCGCTGGCGCTACACCTGGCCCTGGCACAGCCCAATGGCAACGCCGCCTATCTGGGCCGGCCCTGCCAGTATCTGGGCACCAACGAGCAACCCTGTCAGCAGCGCTACTGGACCGGCGCACGCTTCGCCGACGAGGTGGTGCACAGCCTCGACCAAGCCGCCAACCAATTAAAGGCACGGGCCGGCGCACAGCGCCTGGTGCTGGTCGGTTATTCCGGCGGTGGTGCCCTGGCGTTGCTGCTGGCGGCGCGCCGGAAGGATGTCGTGCGAGTGGTCACGGTGGCCGGTAATCTCGATCATGCTGCCTGGACTACTCATCACCGGCTGACGCCCCTACTGGACTCGCTCAACCCGGCGCAGATGCGCACGCGCTTGGCCACAGTGGCGCAGGTTCATCTGCTCGGCGAGCAGGATTGGGTGGTACCACCTGAGCTGGCCGAAGCCTTCATCGCCGCCTATCCGCCGACCCACAGGGCCCAGACCAGAGTGCTGCCAGGCTATGACCATCGCTGCTGCTGGGTAGAGCATTGGCCACGCCTCTGGCAGCAGCTCCCCTGA
- a CDS encoding VOC family protein — protein MNLNQITVAVTDVPRAIRFYQQLGLQLIVESLPDYARFCCPDGQASFSLSRAEQVPASQTLIYFECAELDQTVARLQAQGIEFSMLPTDQPWLWREAYLQDPDGNPLCLYHAGENRLNPPWRLN, from the coding sequence ATGAACCTGAACCAGATCACTGTGGCGGTCACCGATGTGCCGCGCGCGATCCGCTTTTACCAGCAACTGGGGCTGCAACTGATTGTCGAGAGCCTGCCTGACTATGCACGCTTCTGCTGCCCGGATGGCCAGGCGAGCTTTTCGTTGAGCAGGGCCGAACAGGTGCCGGCCAGCCAGACGCTGATCTACTTCGAATGCGCTGAACTGGATCAGACTGTCGCGCGCCTGCAGGCCCAGGGTATCGAGTTCAGCATGCTGCCGACCGATCAGCCCTGGCTGTGGCGCGAAGCCTATCTGCAGGACCCCGACGGTAATCCGCTGTGCCTGTATCACGCCGGTGAAAATCGTCTGAATCCGCCTTGGCGGTTGAACTGA
- a CDS encoding long-chain-acyl-CoA synthetase — MSQTDLISPLRFLARLPQHLPRVPRMLRGLYYAGIRNREKNLSLAWALERAAQQHPERPALLDESRSLSYAQFNAWANRMAWAFKAEGVRHGSVVAVMLENRLELLATLAALSKLGAVGALVNTTQRGKVLAHSLNLVKPGFMLIGEELLAAFNEVAEQLDNPKTPRYWVADQDCLQDAGQAPNGWTNLMQLARSQASDNPPDSAKVQMKDPCFLIYTSGTTGLPKASIMSHGKWIKAYGGFGHSGLTLNNQDVLYLTLPCYHNNAVTVCWSAALAGGAAIALRRKFSASAFWPDVQRYQATCFGYIGELCRYLLNQPETPAEKNNSLRCMIGNGLRPSIWAEFKARFGVEQITEFYASSEGNIGFTNAFNFDNTVGFSPATYAIVRYDLENDCAIRTAKGFLQKADKGEPGLLISEISAKWPFDGYTDPAKSEAAILRNVFKKGDAWFNTGDLMRDIGCKHAQFVDRLGDTFRWKGENVSTTEVENVLGAFPGVEDAVVYGVEIPGTNGRCGMAALRLSEGQQLDSAAIAAHLDTELPVYASPLFIRLLGEVETTGTFKYKKADLKQAAYDPTRVQEPLWVRLPGEQRFTPLDPNLFAAIGEQAYRF; from the coding sequence ATGAGCCAGACCGATCTGATTTCCCCCCTGCGTTTCCTTGCCCGCCTGCCCCAGCACCTGCCGCGCGTACCGCGCATGTTGCGCGGCCTGTATTACGCCGGTATTCGCAATCGCGAGAAGAACCTGTCGCTGGCCTGGGCGCTAGAACGTGCGGCGCAGCAGCACCCGGAGCGCCCGGCGCTGCTGGATGAATCGCGCAGCCTTAGCTATGCCCAGTTCAACGCCTGGGCCAACCGCATGGCCTGGGCCTTCAAGGCCGAAGGCGTGCGCCATGGCAGCGTGGTGGCGGTGATGCTGGAAAACCGCCTGGAGCTGCTGGCGACTCTCGCCGCGCTAAGCAAGCTCGGCGCAGTTGGCGCGCTGGTCAACACCACCCAGCGCGGCAAGGTGCTGGCGCACAGTCTGAATCTGGTCAAACCGGGTTTTATGTTGATCGGCGAAGAGCTGCTCGCCGCCTTCAATGAGGTCGCCGAGCAACTCGATAACCCAAAGACGCCGCGTTACTGGGTGGCCGATCAGGATTGCCTGCAGGACGCCGGCCAGGCCCCCAACGGCTGGACCAATTTGATGCAGCTGGCACGCAGTCAGGCCAGTGATAACCCGCCTGATAGCGCCAAGGTGCAGATGAAGGATCCTTGTTTCCTGATCTACACCTCTGGCACCACCGGCCTGCCCAAAGCCTCGATCATGAGCCACGGCAAGTGGATCAAGGCCTACGGTGGTTTCGGCCATTCCGGCCTGACCCTGAACAATCAGGACGTGCTCTACCTGACTCTACCCTGCTACCACAACAACGCCGTGACCGTGTGCTGGAGCGCCGCGCTGGCTGGCGGTGCGGCCATCGCCCTACGCCGCAAGTTCTCCGCCAGCGCCTTCTGGCCGGATGTGCAGCGCTATCAGGCGACCTGCTTCGGCTATATCGGCGAGCTGTGCCGCTATCTGCTTAACCAGCCAGAGACTCCGGCAGAGAAGAACAACAGCCTGCGCTGCATGATTGGCAACGGCCTGCGGCCCTCGATCTGGGCCGAGTTCAAGGCGCGCTTCGGAGTCGAGCAGATCACTGAGTTCTATGCCTCCAGCGAAGGCAATATCGGCTTTACCAATGCGTTCAACTTCGACAATACCGTGGGCTTCTCCCCCGCCACCTACGCCATCGTGCGCTACGACCTGGAGAACGACTGCGCAATCCGCACCGCCAAAGGTTTTCTGCAGAAAGCCGACAAGGGCGAGCCGGGTTTGCTGATCAGCGAGATCAGCGCCAAGTGGCCGTTCGACGGCTACACCGACCCGGCCAAGAGCGAGGCAGCGATCCTGCGCAACGTGTTCAAGAAGGGTGATGCCTGGTTCAACACCGGCGACCTGATGCGCGACATCGGCTGCAAGCACGCGCAATTCGTCGACCGCCTGGGTGACACCTTCCGCTGGAAAGGTGAAAACGTCTCCACCACCGAAGTGGAAAACGTTCTGGGCGCCTTCCCCGGTGTCGAGGATGCGGTGGTGTATGGCGTGGAAATCCCCGGCACCAACGGCCGCTGTGGCATGGCTGCGCTGCGCCTGAGTGAAGGCCAGCAGCTGGACAGCGCTGCCATTGCCGCGCACCTGGATACCGAATTGCCGGTATACGCCTCACCGCTGTTTATCCGCCTGCTGGGCGAGGTGGAAACCACCGGCACCTTCAAATACAAGAAGGCCGACCTCAAGCAGGCCGCCTACGATCCGACGCGGGTGCAAGAACCGCTATGGGTGCGTCTGCCGGGCGAGCAGCGCTTTACCCCGCTGGACCCCAACCTGTTCGCCGCCATTGGCGAGCAAGCCTATCGCTTCTGA
- a CDS encoding RNA polymerase sigma factor: MNRPLTDDDAALLRRYRRGDAAAFAELYQRHRLGLFRFLLGLCGDHALAEEVFQDTWMSLIRSQSEQRDSVLFKTWLYQIARNRLIDHWRKHGRHQAGHAEYDEQQHAPHDPQPGPEQQLSLSRDQQRLEAALADLPAEQREVFLLRAHGDLELAEIAELTQIPAETVKSRLRYALQKLRRLLADPAAEELSV, translated from the coding sequence GTGAATCGACCCCTCACGGATGACGACGCCGCCTTGTTGCGGCGTTACCGCCGCGGTGATGCGGCGGCTTTCGCCGAGTTGTATCAGCGTCATCGCCTCGGCTTGTTCCGCTTTCTGCTCGGCCTGTGTGGCGACCACGCCCTGGCCGAGGAGGTGTTTCAAGACACCTGGATGAGCCTGATCCGCAGCCAGAGTGAACAGCGCGATAGCGTGCTGTTCAAGACCTGGCTGTACCAGATCGCCCGCAACCGCTTGATCGATCACTGGCGCAAGCATGGTCGGCACCAGGCGGGGCATGCTGAGTACGATGAACAGCAGCATGCCCCGCACGACCCGCAGCCGGGGCCTGAGCAACAGCTCAGCCTGAGCCGCGATCAGCAGCGTTTAGAGGCCGCCCTGGCGGATTTACCGGCAGAGCAGCGCGAAGTATTTCTGCTGCGCGCCCACGGCGATCTGGAATTGGCCGAGATCGCCGAGCTGACCCAGATCCCTGCTGAAACAGTGAAAAGCCGATTGCGCTATGCCCTGCAAAAGTTACGTCGGCTGCTGGCTGACCCGGCCGCCGAGGAGTTGTCCGTATGA